In Aquimarina sp. TRL1, a single window of DNA contains:
- a CDS encoding Lrp/AsnC family transcriptional regulator produces the protein MFLKTERPSLERLDHVDIKILKLLQENSNITTKELAQKVQLSPTPVFERVKRLENHGYIKKYVAVLSPEKLNSGLTVFCNITLKQHTKEIGNNFIKDIKSLAEVIECYNISGDYDFLLKVLVKDMKHYQNFVLNKLGLIENIGSAHSTFVMEKVKQSYAVPI, from the coding sequence ATGTTTCTTAAAACCGAAAGACCATCTCTAGAGAGATTAGATCATGTTGATATCAAGATTTTAAAACTGCTGCAGGAAAACTCTAACATCACTACCAAAGAGCTTGCTCAAAAGGTTCAATTATCCCCTACGCCCGTTTTCGAACGTGTCAAAAGACTGGAGAATCACGGATATATTAAAAAATATGTTGCTGTACTCAGTCCGGAAAAACTAAACAGTGGTCTCACTGTATTTTGTAATATTACCTTAAAACAACACACAAAAGAAATTGGAAATAACTTTATTAAAGATATTAAATCACTTGCAGAAGTAATCGAGTGTTATAACATATCTGGAGACTATGATTTTTTATTAAAGGTTTTGGTCAAAGATATGAAACACTACCAGAACTTTGTACTGAATAAATTAGGGCTTATTGAAAATATCGGTAGTGCTCATAGTACTTTTGTAATGGAAAAGGTCAAACAATCGTATGCTGTTCCTATCTAA
- a CDS encoding MotA/TolQ/ExbB proton channel family protein: MMSILFTSLLRVSFFSTVYQRMEEGGITSMSILMLLLMLCIAMIIKGIIHFKKGSLPTDKNSRLINSIGLLALIIGVFSQLLGLISALDHFHFLEGASPSVLAGGLKTTFLPTLLGTFIFIIARIATTIFIWLTKERQEEGV; this comes from the coding sequence ATGATGTCTATACTATTTACGAGTCTGTTACGAGTTTCTTTTTTTTCTACTGTTTATCAGCGTATGGAAGAAGGAGGTATTACTTCTATGAGTATTTTGATGTTATTGTTAATGCTGTGTATTGCAATGATCATAAAAGGAATTATTCATTTTAAAAAAGGATCTCTACCCACTGATAAAAACAGTAGGTTGATTAATTCGATTGGATTATTAGCCTTAATTATTGGCGTGTTTAGTCAATTATTAGGGCTGATAAGCGCCTTGGATCACTTTCATTTTTTAGAAGGTGCTTCTCCAAGTGTATTGGCAGGGGGGCTAAAAACTACTTTCTTACCTACACTATTAGGGACTTTTATCTTTATTATAGCCAGAATTGCCACAACTATTTTTATTTGGTTGACCAAAGAGAGACAAGAAGAAGGTGTTTAG
- a CDS encoding SRPBCC family protein, translated as MPTIALQTIIKADKKIVFDLSRSIDLHKISTAHTKEEAIAGKTSGLIELGEQVTWRAKHLGVFQTLTSKITAYQSPDYFVDEMVQGVFKRFRHEHHFSTVGSDTLLTDYFDYTAPFGILGVCMDIIFLQKYMTTLLIKRNQYIKTFAESDQWKAILNPYQKPKQPLNY; from the coding sequence ATGCCTACTATAGCACTACAAACCATAATTAAAGCAGATAAAAAAATAGTTTTTGACTTATCCAGAAGTATTGACTTACACAAAATCTCAACCGCCCATACAAAAGAAGAAGCCATTGCTGGAAAAACTTCTGGACTAATCGAATTAGGAGAACAAGTTACTTGGAGAGCAAAGCATTTGGGTGTTTTTCAGACGTTAACATCTAAAATCACTGCTTACCAATCTCCTGACTATTTTGTAGATGAGATGGTACAGGGAGTTTTTAAGCGTTTCAGGCATGAACATCATTTTTCTACAGTAGGTTCCGATACCTTACTTACAGATTATTTTGATTATACTGCTCCTTTTGGTATTCTCGGAGTATGTATGGACATCATTTTCTTACAAAAATACATGACAACGCTTCTTATAAAAAGAAATCAGTACATCAAAACATTTGCAGAATCCGATCAATGGAAAGCAATTCTCAATCCTTATCAAAAGCCCAAACAACCACTAAACTACTAA
- a CDS encoding SusC/RagA family TonB-linked outer membrane protein, translating into MRLLLSIIVLFFIHLKIFSQQLVVKGKIVDAKTHTPIPDTNIYNPTDHTGTISDFNGEFQVRAVAGDTLVFSSLGYKTKKQKIDKAKLFIELTTSSFELDEVQIIAKANINDIDLRKAVGTVTTIPIGKIKDRPVVNMIEALQGQVAGVHIKSSGELGKPLQIRIRGTSTLPIKTKDIAPEDRFTIDNQANQPLYVLDGQVISAASFAALNINDIKEVKVLKDAAANALYGVKAANGVIEITGKRGINGETQYSVSFQKGITLKGEPSIAMMGTREKLEFERLSKNINTPGYNLSEEYFRKLFPNDPRLEERITRGKEKLDSLKKINTNWFDELTRIDTYQSYNLSIRGGNEKNRFYISGNFTQQGGKFEGNKIHRFTGRLNYEYNLLKDVHIMFNAGFGVSENTTPNSSSYTPSQLIYELNPYEQPNNIGELISYPGRTFSDLVNQYSKTADENRFNFSGNLFAKFSKNLQLSSVIGIDYVYQGALAIVPKNAFSEITSGVPENERGKATKNKTMGTNFSTNTRLNYQQLFGRHTISASANVDYYRNGSDFIGITGYGLPSNLHSGAGINNDIEGARRSRTASKKTTEAQLGFGFSSLYNWNDKLEWYGSYKIDGSSLLPRDKRWNTFWATGIGYTVSEESFFKNKLIRYLKFRGSYGVTASLAGITASLAVPTFSYGDDGYLGIREFYLQSLFNDKLRPEKNTSVNVGMNIGIGSNVNISLDVYHRRTDDMLLTVPVAPSNGFSEQLKNVGILENKGIEMSVNATLVNTDTFTWSTSGNLSYNKNEIIDLYEGTELTLSNNPFPDYKEGESADLIYGLVNLGIFPADGTPRYRRVDGSQFHGNLEKPNSEDFVVLGNATPPFTGGWFNSLRYKDWQLSFDLYFNFGGKAVYNNQSVVLVDDDTNKNAVRGQLQQTWFEPGDEGRLYPSLTLGTGNIFENLSYASDRTVGRTDFIRLNNIMLSHQFNTRSLGAFGKNIDNLRMYVQLKNIATWSNFGGGDPESANLVGSVQPIITIGTNLSF; encoded by the coding sequence ATGCGTTTGTTGCTTTCTATTATCGTGTTATTCTTTATTCATTTAAAAATTTTCTCACAACAACTTGTTGTAAAAGGGAAGATTGTGGACGCAAAGACTCATACCCCGATACCAGATACCAATATTTATAATCCAACAGACCATACCGGAACCATATCTGATTTTAATGGAGAGTTTCAGGTAAGGGCAGTTGCGGGGGATACATTGGTGTTCTCTTCGTTAGGGTATAAAACTAAGAAGCAAAAAATAGATAAGGCAAAGCTTTTTATAGAACTTACTACAAGTTCTTTTGAATTGGATGAGGTACAGATTATAGCAAAAGCTAATATCAATGATATCGATTTAAGAAAGGCTGTAGGGACCGTAACAACGATTCCAATAGGAAAGATAAAGGATCGCCCTGTTGTAAACATGATTGAAGCTTTACAAGGTCAGGTGGCAGGAGTACATATTAAAAGTAGTGGTGAATTAGGAAAACCGTTACAAATCAGAATAAGAGGGACTTCAACGCTACCAATTAAAACAAAAGATATTGCACCAGAAGACCGGTTTACAATAGACAACCAGGCAAATCAACCTCTTTATGTTTTAGATGGACAAGTGATTAGTGCAGCGTCTTTTGCGGCATTAAACATTAATGATATTAAAGAAGTCAAAGTTTTGAAAGATGCTGCTGCCAATGCATTGTATGGGGTAAAAGCTGCTAATGGCGTTATAGAGATCACCGGTAAAAGAGGGATAAACGGAGAAACACAATATTCGGTTTCATTCCAGAAAGGAATAACATTAAAAGGTGAGCCTAGTATAGCAATGATGGGAACAAGGGAAAAACTGGAGTTTGAACGATTATCTAAAAATATAAATACCCCCGGATATAATCTGTCCGAAGAATACTTTAGGAAGCTTTTTCCGAATGACCCAAGGCTTGAAGAACGTATCACAAGAGGAAAAGAAAAATTAGATTCATTAAAAAAAATAAATACCAATTGGTTCGATGAGTTAACGAGAATTGATACATATCAATCCTATAATCTTAGTATCCGTGGAGGAAATGAAAAGAATAGATTTTATATATCCGGTAATTTTACACAACAAGGAGGAAAGTTTGAAGGAAATAAAATTCATCGATTTACAGGAAGACTTAATTACGAATATAATTTGCTAAAAGATGTGCATATAATGTTTAATGCAGGTTTTGGCGTCTCAGAAAACACTACTCCTAATTCATCTTCATATACACCATCTCAGTTAATATACGAATTAAACCCCTATGAGCAACCAAACAATATCGGAGAACTAATATCGTATCCTGGCAGAACATTTTCGGATTTGGTAAATCAATACAGTAAAACAGCTGATGAGAATCGATTTAATTTTTCAGGAAATCTATTTGCAAAATTTTCAAAAAACCTACAACTATCCTCTGTAATAGGAATCGATTATGTCTATCAAGGGGCATTAGCAATTGTACCAAAAAATGCTTTTTCTGAAATAACATCTGGAGTTCCCGAAAACGAAAGAGGAAAGGCTACAAAAAATAAAACAATGGGGACTAATTTTAGTACAAATACCCGATTAAATTATCAGCAGCTCTTCGGGCGACATACTATTTCAGCCAGTGCTAATGTGGATTATTATAGAAATGGCTCCGATTTTATAGGGATTACAGGATACGGACTTCCTAGTAATTTACATTCAGGTGCAGGAATTAATAATGATATTGAAGGAGCCAGGCGATCACGAACAGCTTCAAAAAAAACAACAGAAGCCCAATTAGGGTTTGGGTTTTCAAGCCTGTATAACTGGAATGATAAATTAGAATGGTATGGAAGTTATAAAATAGACGGCTCATCACTATTACCAAGAGACAAAAGGTGGAATACCTTTTGGGCAACAGGGATTGGATATACAGTAAGTGAAGAAAGTTTCTTTAAGAATAAGTTGATACGCTATTTGAAATTCAGAGGGAGTTATGGAGTAACAGCAAGCTTGGCAGGAATTACAGCATCTCTGGCAGTACCTACATTTTCATATGGTGATGATGGGTATTTAGGTATTAGAGAGTTTTACCTGCAAAGCTTATTTAATGATAAACTTCGTCCAGAAAAAAATACTTCGGTCAATGTGGGAATGAATATTGGAATTGGGAGTAATGTAAATATTTCCTTGGATGTATATCATAGAAGAACTGATGATATGCTACTTACGGTACCAGTTGCTCCTTCTAACGGATTTTCAGAACAATTAAAAAATGTTGGGATACTGGAAAATAAAGGAATCGAAATGTCAGTAAATGCCACATTAGTTAATACAGATACTTTTACCTGGAGTACTTCAGGGAACTTGTCTTATAATAAGAATGAAATTATTGATTTATACGAAGGTACCGAATTAACACTTAGTAATAATCCTTTTCCGGATTATAAAGAAGGAGAATCGGCAGATTTAATTTATGGGTTAGTCAATCTTGGAATTTTTCCTGCTGATGGAACTCCCAGATACCGGCGTGTAGATGGAAGCCAGTTTCATGGAAATTTGGAAAAACCTAACTCAGAAGATTTTGTCGTGTTAGGGAATGCGACTCCACCTTTTACAGGAGGCTGGTTCAATAGTCTAAGATATAAAGACTGGCAATTATCTTTTGATCTTTATTTCAATTTTGGAGGAAAAGCAGTTTATAACAATCAGTCTGTTGTTTTAGTAGATGATGATACCAATAAAAATGCAGTAAGAGGACAGTTACAGCAAACATGGTTTGAACCTGGAGATGAAGGAAGATTATATCCTTCATTAACATTGGGCACAGGAAATATTTTCGAAAACTTAAGCTATGCTTCAGACAGAACAGTCGGAAGAACAGATTTCATTAGACTTAATAATATTATGCTTAGTCATCAGTTTAACACCCGAAGCTTAGGAGCTTTTGGAAAAAATATAGACAATCTTAGGATGTATGTGCAATTGAAAAATATTGCTACCTGGTCAAACTTTGGAGGAGGTGATCCCGAATCTGCAAATCTGGTAGGTTCAGTTCAACCTATCATTACTATTGGAACAAATTTGAGTTTTTAA
- a CDS encoding GNAT family N-acetyltransferase — protein MSIKIVNSTLDDIEEIFRLYRFATAYQKTKSAVPWPEFAPSLITKEIEEQRQWKILIDNQVACVWAITFDDPYIWEEKNEDPAIYIHRIATHPEYRGHQLVSKIVNWTIEYAKVHNKQFIRMDTVGENRGLITYYEKCGFDFLGLSSLKNTEKLPAHYHNATVSLFELKVP, from the coding sequence ATGTCTATAAAAATAGTTAATAGCACACTAGATGATATAGAAGAAATCTTTCGGCTATATCGTTTTGCTACCGCATACCAAAAAACAAAATCGGCTGTTCCCTGGCCTGAATTTGCCCCTTCATTAATAACAAAAGAAATCGAGGAACAACGCCAATGGAAAATACTTATAGATAATCAGGTTGCCTGCGTATGGGCTATTACTTTTGACGACCCTTATATCTGGGAAGAAAAAAATGAAGATCCTGCAATCTACATTCATAGAATTGCGACTCATCCGGAATATCGGGGACATCAATTGGTAAGCAAAATAGTCAATTGGACGATCGAATATGCTAAAGTCCACAATAAGCAGTTTATACGGATGGATACCGTTGGAGAAAACCGCGGATTAATTACCTATTACGAAAAATGTGGCTTCGATTTCTTAGGGCTTTCTTCATTAAAAAACACAGAAAAACTACCTGCTCATTATCACAATGCTACTGTTTCTTTATTCGAATTAAAAGTTCCTTAA
- a CDS encoding esterase family protein, producing the protein MMRYIGIFLVMISSVYAQHSTVVTSTFFSDAAGKDIAYQVYLPDNYKKHKDSLAILYVLHGHGGSEKDWMHSEKGRLPFLLDSLITIRKIPPVLAVTINAENSWYIDHELPMEELFIQEFIPIIEERYTSPRTRDKRVIAGNSAGGFGALRLGMKYPSLFHSAILLSPAAYYPQPPLQSSSRRIPAFATEGVFDPQKWDACSYPYLLEAYKKQQLPVRFFLSTGDDDPFDIVEVVISLRTFMKAEKIPQELSIINGRHSWDVWRSCLTRDIQRAFNSPNKF; encoded by the coding sequence ATGATGAGGTATATAGGAATCTTTTTAGTAATGATAAGTAGTGTATATGCACAGCATTCTACGGTAGTTACTTCGACTTTTTTTTCTGATGCGGCAGGGAAAGATATTGCTTATCAGGTATACTTACCCGATAACTACAAAAAGCATAAAGATTCGCTAGCAATACTTTATGTATTACATGGGCATGGAGGAAGTGAAAAAGATTGGATGCATTCCGAAAAGGGACGATTACCATTCTTATTAGATAGTTTAATTACAATTCGAAAAATACCTCCGGTATTAGCTGTGACGATTAATGCAGAAAACAGTTGGTATATAGATCATGAACTTCCGATGGAAGAACTTTTTATACAGGAGTTTATCCCTATAATAGAAGAGCGGTATACATCTCCCAGAACCCGGGATAAAAGAGTTATAGCAGGAAACTCAGCAGGAGGTTTTGGGGCTTTACGTCTGGGGATGAAGTACCCTTCGTTATTTCATTCAGCCATTTTATTGAGCCCGGCGGCTTATTATCCGCAGCCACCTTTACAATCCTCATCACGCCGTATTCCGGCATTTGCAACTGAAGGTGTTTTTGATCCCCAAAAATGGGATGCCTGTTCTTATCCATATTTATTAGAAGCTTATAAAAAACAACAGTTACCAGTACGATTTTTCCTCTCTACAGGTGATGACGATCCTTTTGATATTGTGGAAGTAGTCATAAGCCTTCGTACTTTTATGAAAGCAGAAAAGATACCTCAGGAGTTGAGTATTATTAATGGAAGACATAGTTGGGATGTGTGGCGTTCGTGTCTTACGCGGGATATACAGCGTGCGTTTAACTCTCCAAATAAATTTTGA
- a CDS encoding polymer-forming cytoskeletal protein has translation MKTQGSTLLEKIKFFFCRYSFKEIETFSEAAVELTENVIFKGKHVGVIKVHTPYRFIHKGTIDGTLIVSEKSKAIIFGKIKGAIISSSVICLRKGCEVEGELITKKISIAPGAKININTEK, from the coding sequence ATGAAGACTCAAGGTAGTACTCTGTTGGAAAAAATAAAATTCTTTTTTTGTAGATACAGTTTTAAGGAAATAGAAACATTTTCGGAAGCAGCGGTAGAACTTACAGAAAATGTAATTTTTAAAGGAAAACATGTCGGAGTTATCAAAGTACATACACCATATCGTTTTATTCATAAAGGTACGATAGATGGGACATTAATAGTTTCTGAAAAATCCAAAGCAATTATCTTTGGAAAAATAAAAGGAGCTATTATTTCTAGTAGTGTGATTTGTTTACGAAAAGGTTGTGAAGTAGAAGGGGAATTAATCACTAAAAAAATAAGTATTGCTCCGGGGGCAAAAATTAATATAAATACAGAAAAATAA
- a CDS encoding DUF3754 domain-containing protein, protein MSAKNRKRKKVDVYPRYYGIKMTCSTLGIILSVAILFGLTLFLLQEQHPLLYVGSLGAFVVYGISTYVYHTMSIRYLHNLYDRAMHRNSGLIITLSYTQEEWNTFYIQYGAYRRKKHIRNKLLFILLGGALGILLYRDNVPLFFLGVFMGLVIFTPLIIRYQYEKRHYYAPIHYQKRNEVKLTIDGILINTHFIPLSNEHGYISFCKETTFLDQSCLEVFIVKGLGRGKRIIKQYIPLPKRKQLPPESIVELMKERFCNVD, encoded by the coding sequence ATGAGTGCAAAAAATAGAAAAAGGAAGAAAGTAGATGTGTATCCGAGATATTACGGGATAAAAATGACATGTAGTACTTTAGGGATTATACTTTCTGTCGCTATCTTATTTGGATTGACACTTTTTTTATTGCAGGAACAACATCCCTTACTTTATGTAGGTAGTTTAGGGGCATTTGTAGTATATGGAATTTCGACATATGTCTATCATACCATGTCTATTCGATATCTTCATAATTTATATGATCGGGCAATGCACAGGAATAGTGGATTGATTATTACTTTGTCCTATACTCAAGAAGAATGGAATACATTTTATATCCAATATGGAGCATATCGCAGGAAAAAACACATACGAAACAAATTGTTATTTATTTTGCTGGGAGGAGCTTTGGGAATATTGTTATATAGAGACAATGTTCCATTATTTTTTTTAGGAGTTTTTATGGGACTTGTAATTTTTACTCCTTTGATAATACGATATCAATATGAAAAAAGGCACTATTATGCTCCCATTCATTATCAAAAAAGAAATGAGGTTAAACTAACGATAGATGGAATTTTAATCAACACTCATTTTATACCATTGTCTAATGAGCATGGATATATTAGTTTTTGTAAAGAAACGACCTTTTTAGATCAAAGTTGTTTGGAAGTTTTTATTGTCAAAGGCTTAGGAAGAGGGAAAAGAATTATAAAACAGTACATCCCATTGCCCAAGAGAAAACAACTTCCTCCAGAATCGATTGTTGAATTGATGAAAGAGCGTTTTTGTAATGTAGACTAG
- a CDS encoding M1 family aminopeptidase — MISHRYKKAFLSIRMMLGCMIVVFISCNSSVQKEIKVTKGVSEELAASRKQQIKEVLYTLSFDIPKEQEKPIHAHLQLEVDISDVATPLILDFEEKRKMLQSLSVNGKPVTIRHQNGHLIIEASYLVAGKNSIAIDFTAGELSLNRNKDYLYTLLVPDRARTLFPCFDQPNIKAAYQLTINAPKDWKVICGAPLERTEEKGNHIRYEFGTTAKISSYLFSFVVGAFQQEVQNPGIFDMTMLYRETDTVKIKSSIPKIFDLHQQSIDFLQKYTAYPFPYSKMDFATIPGFQYGGMEHVGAIQYRESILFMDSTATLNQQLRRGKLIAHETAHMWFGDLVTMKWFDDVWMKEVFANFMADKIMNPVYPSINHELSFLADHYPAAYSEDRTRGATPIRQKLPNLKDAGTLYGQIIYHKSPIMMRQLETAMGTSAFQEGIQEYIQTYAHDNADWNQLVQILDEKTPLDMKQWSNVWVHQSGRPVYTDQLIYDDKEKIVSYTITQQAEDATDKIWPQQFEIALVYPDSIATLAITSTQKDTRIDQVQGWPKPQAVLYNTDGYGYGVFPIDVTRLQLIHKLPKAVSRGASYINMYEAVLSGTIDAAKAIQFFIKALHQEKEPLLIRILTGNIRSLFWKYLPVSQQAKVVELIEPTVYRLLQSNIGSAIKKPLFGLYSAIAYTPAGKDRLYKIWNKEVVIDQLLLNKDDITNLAMQLAVFEHEKQEIILQKTQEGLKNPDKKKRFTFLLPALSSDVQVRDAFFESFKEVSNREKESWVQTAVRLIHHPLRQEEAVKHLDVSLSLVEEIQQTGDIFFPKSWLNNTIGQYSSEAAYKKLSHFLQSKPEFSPVLKNKLLQATDALYRVQKLHKKSISQ, encoded by the coding sequence ATGATTTCTCATAGATACAAAAAAGCTTTTCTTTCTATACGAATGATGCTTGGGTGTATGATAGTTGTGTTTATATCTTGTAACTCATCAGTTCAGAAAGAAATAAAAGTAACAAAAGGAGTTTCCGAGGAATTGGCAGCAAGTCGGAAGCAACAAATAAAAGAGGTACTGTATACATTATCTTTTGATATTCCCAAAGAGCAAGAAAAGCCAATTCATGCTCATCTGCAATTAGAGGTAGATATATCAGATGTAGCGACCCCTTTGATATTAGATTTTGAAGAAAAGAGAAAAATGCTTCAATCCCTTTCTGTAAATGGAAAACCTGTAACCATTAGACATCAAAATGGACATTTGATTATAGAAGCGTCCTATCTGGTAGCGGGAAAAAATAGTATAGCAATTGATTTTACAGCAGGAGAACTTTCGCTTAACAGGAATAAAGATTATCTGTATACGCTGTTGGTACCGGATCGGGCTAGAACTCTTTTTCCATGTTTTGATCAGCCAAATATAAAAGCAGCATATCAGTTGACTATCAATGCTCCCAAAGATTGGAAAGTGATTTGCGGTGCACCCTTAGAAAGAACAGAAGAAAAAGGCAATCATATTCGTTATGAATTTGGAACGACAGCAAAGATAAGTAGTTATTTATTTTCTTTTGTAGTAGGAGCCTTTCAGCAGGAAGTGCAAAATCCCGGAATTTTTGATATGACAATGTTGTATCGGGAAACTGATACTGTCAAAATAAAAAGTAGTATTCCTAAGATATTTGATCTTCATCAACAGTCTATAGATTTTTTACAGAAATACACGGCGTATCCTTTTCCGTATTCCAAGATGGATTTTGCTACTATCCCAGGATTTCAGTACGGGGGAATGGAACATGTAGGAGCTATTCAATATAGAGAATCTATATTATTTATGGATAGCACAGCTACTCTCAATCAGCAATTGAGAAGAGGTAAACTAATCGCTCATGAAACAGCACATATGTGGTTTGGTGATTTGGTGACAATGAAGTGGTTTGATGATGTGTGGATGAAGGAGGTTTTTGCTAATTTTATGGCAGATAAGATTATGAATCCGGTATATCCGTCAATCAATCACGAACTTTCTTTTCTAGCAGATCATTATCCGGCAGCTTATAGTGAGGATCGTACCAGAGGCGCTACGCCTATACGACAAAAATTACCAAACCTTAAAGATGCAGGCACTTTATATGGACAGATTATCTATCATAAGTCTCCGATTATGATGCGACAGTTAGAAACAGCTATGGGAACCTCTGCATTTCAGGAAGGAATACAAGAATATATACAGACGTATGCTCATGATAATGCTGATTGGAACCAACTAGTACAAATACTGGATGAGAAAACTCCATTAGATATGAAGCAATGGAGTAATGTCTGGGTTCATCAATCCGGACGTCCTGTTTATACAGATCAACTCATCTATGATGATAAGGAAAAGATTGTTTCTTATACAATTACACAACAGGCAGAAGATGCAACGGATAAAATATGGCCGCAACAATTCGAGATTGCTTTAGTTTATCCGGATAGTATTGCTACACTGGCAATTACAAGCACTCAAAAGGATACTCGTATTGATCAGGTCCAGGGGTGGCCCAAACCTCAGGCAGTACTCTATAATACTGATGGATATGGATATGGTGTTTTTCCAATTGATGTAACACGATTACAATTGATTCATAAACTTCCGAAGGCAGTGTCTCGTGGAGCTTCTTATATCAATATGTACGAAGCCGTATTATCAGGAACAATAGATGCAGCAAAAGCAATTCAATTTTTTATAAAAGCACTGCATCAAGAAAAAGAACCCCTGTTAATACGGATTTTGACAGGAAATATCCGCTCTCTTTTTTGGAAGTATCTACCCGTTTCTCAACAGGCAAAAGTTGTAGAGCTAATAGAACCTACCGTATATAGATTATTACAATCAAACATAGGTAGTGCTATAAAGAAGCCTCTTTTCGGGTTGTATAGCGCTATTGCCTATACTCCAGCGGGGAAAGACCGGCTATACAAAATTTGGAATAAAGAAGTAGTCATAGATCAGTTGTTACTCAATAAAGATGATATTACTAATTTGGCAATGCAGTTAGCTGTTTTTGAACATGAAAAACAAGAAATAATTCTTCAAAAAACTCAAGAAGGGTTAAAAAATCCAGATAAGAAAAAACGATTTACTTTTCTACTACCGGCATTGTCTTCTGATGTTCAGGTTAGAGATGCCTTTTTCGAATCGTTTAAGGAGGTATCTAATCGGGAAAAAGAATCCTGGGTTCAGACAGCGGTACGGTTGATACATCATCCATTGCGACAGGAGGAAGCGGTCAAGCATTTGGATGTAAGCTTATCCTTAGTAGAGGAAATACAGCAAACAGGCGATATTTTTTTCCCAAAATCCTGGTTGAATAATACCATTGGGCAATACAGTTCTGAAGCAGCATATAAAAAACTTTCTCACTTTTTACAAAGTAAGCCAGAGTTTAGCCCGGTCTTAAAAAATAAATTGTTACAAGCTACAGATGCTTTATATCGAGTACAGAAGTTGCATAAAAAGAGTATTTCTCAATAG